The DNA region AGACCTACACTGGCGTTGATACGCTCGTAGTTATTATTCTTCAATGTACCATTTTGGTTAGTATATCCTACGGATACACGGTAAGGCATATTCTTCAAAGCTCCGGTCATGGACAAGTTATGATCCGTACCCAGTGCCACGCGGTAGATTTCTTTCTGCCAGTCTACATCTGCATTGCCTAGCTTGAAAGTCTCCGGAGCATTGGCATGCCCAGCAAAAGCCTGACGGAATTCTTCGGTAGAAAGTACATCCATATACTGATATACATTGCTCACTGTCATGTTTCCGTTGTAGTTGAAGGAGGGACGAGAGGTACCGTCGGCACTTCCCTTCTTGGTAGTGATGATGATGACACCATTGGAGGCACGCGAACCGTAGATAGCTGTGGCAGAAGCATCCTTCAATACCGTAAAGGAAGCAATGTCATTCGGATTGATGGCACTGATAGAAGTATTGCTCACGGGTACTCCATCAATAACAATCAGCGGATCATTATCTGCCGACAAAGAGGCTCCCATACGGATACGGATGGTACCGCCGCTACCCGGCGCACCATTACCCGGCACGATATTCACACCGGCAACTTTACCCACCAGAGCATCTTCAGCAGTCAATTGCTTACCTTTGTTCAGCTCATCCGGTTTCACGGTCAGCAAAGATCCGGTCACATCGCCTTTCTTCACCTGTCCGTAACCGATGACTACTACTTCGTCCAGCAACTCGCTGTCTTCCTGCATGGTAACTACAATGAGAGGTTTGTTTGTCACGGTGATTTCCTGCCCTTTATAGCCGATACAGGTGACGGTAAGTACATTTCCGATAGCCACCTTCAGTGTAAAATTGCCGTCCACATCGGAAATAGTACCTATAGAAGTACCTTTAATAAGAATGTTAGCTCCGATAACCGATTCACCGGTGGCGTCCTTCACATGCCCTTTCACCATGATGTCTTGTGCTGAAAGCGACAGGGATAGTAGTAATCCCAACAAAGGGAGAAGTCCCTTGACAAGTCTAAAAATGTTTTTCATAAGGTTATTATTATAAATTAATAAAAAAATAATTCTCTCTACATTTTACCCAATAAAAACTAATACCTAAAGAAGACCTATTGTTAACTTTATTTTCTACGCCAAAGTTAAAGCATAACTTTCAGGGGAAGTGATCTGAGTAGATGGGCAAAGTAGACGAAAACAGAAATAAAAAAGAGATAAGCAACTGATATTCTGAAGATAGACTTCTCCTTGGTATAGACAAGAAAAGTAGATGAGAGGAGATGTTTGAGGAAAATAAAAGGAGGCAAAAGATAGCCTCCTCACTTCGATAACACACCATTCTGCAAGATTTCATCAATGCAATATAGTGTTTCTTGATATTTTAGGTAGTCTGTATCCTAAAGCAAATTAATGGCAGATAACTCTTTCGTCAACGCTTGAATACCTTTCTGTATTTTTTCCAATTGCTGCCTGCGAGGTTTATGAACTCCAGCTGCATAATGCCATAACTGACGTTCATTGATTCCCGTGATACGACTTAGCGCAGCTTTGGTAAAGATATTACTATAATAGTTAATAAAGGTAGCAGCATCAATCTTGAACTTCAAATCAAACTCCCCGGATAACAATTCGCAAGGATCAGGATTGTCCTCCAGATACAGCTCAATAGCCTCCTTCATATTATCCTCAATTTCCCGCATATCATTACCCACAGTGATAACCGGGGCACCTTCGATATAAGCACTGAAATTCTTTCCTGCATGTTCGACGATAACTTCTACTGTTTTCATATTACCTCCTATTTTTAAATCATGAAAACAAAGGGGACTTAATTAGCATACAAATATAGTAATAATATGAATAGTACTAAATAAATTATTCGTCATTTTACTATAATTCACCGAATATGCATGATCTTTCATCCAATTTGCTGCACCGCTTCCATAAATTCATCCTTGGAAAGCAAAGATTTATTCCGCACTTTCAGACGATAGTTATACACCGTCTGGGCAGAATAATGAAGGAAGTTAGCAATCTTCCCACTATCTGTAATACCCAATCTGATCAGAGCAAAGACGCGCAACTCGGGTGTCAGCAGTTCACCCTCCTTCGGACAGATACGCTCATCTTCCTGAAGCAAAGTATTGAACTGTTCTATGAACTTAGGATAGAGTTTCAGGAACACACTATCGAACGTGTAGAAGAATTCTTTTAACTCATTGGCAACAAAAGAAGAGGAATTGACAGTCTTATACAAATCATCCAATTGCCCGGTCTTGATTTTACGGGCAAGCATTTTCCGTTGTTCCTCCTGCTTGTTGATGTAGAGCGAACACATATTGAAGACGTAACCGATGTATTCTTCCTTCACCTGGTTGGACTCCTGCAACTTATCATTCAATGTATGCAGGTTTGCATTGATATGCTTGAGCTCCTCGTTCATATCGCTCACTGCCTTCCGGGCAACGTTCAGCCGTTTCATCTGATAGAAAATGAAAATCAGGGCAATCAGCAGGATTATCAGCAGAGCAGAAGTCAAGACGAACAAAGCAACCATCTGTGTCTTTTCCTGCCGCAACTTGTTCTCATAAGTCCGGCTAATAATAGGTAGCATTTCTGAAATCTCCTGTGTACGGTAGCGGGCATTACAGAATGTGGCATCCTGCATGGAACATTCTATATAGGTATAAGCACGGTTAATATCCCCTTCCTGAAACAAGAGGTTTGCCAGTTTCCAAAGAGAAATATATTCCTTCGTCGCTGCCTGAATGTCAGCGATAGCGGAAATAATCAGATACTTCTTCTGTAGTTCCGTCTTTCCCATCACGCCATAAGCATTCGCCAGCCCGATGGAAGGAATGGCAACGCTATATCCTTTCTGTTTATGCGTCTCGTAGCAACTGTTCAGTATCTCGATGGCTTCATCGTATTTTTCCTCGTACAGTAGTTTCTCACTTTTCATCAACAGATAGCCCTGCGAACCTGACTTCCGGATATTGAGAATAGAATCTTTATACTGATAAGCAAGGCTCCGGTAGTGATCTTTCATCTTATCGGAAAAAGCATAATCCGCCATTAACGTGTAAACCTGATGATACTGATAATAATAGTAAGAAATGCCGGAAGCATCCAAGTCGCTGGATTTAATGCCGTCCAGTATCTCCAGCCCTTCCTTATACATGGCCACTCCGATCATGACTTCGGCCACATTCAGTTCCGCGGAATAAATATGAAGAGGATTCTTCATGCGCTTGGCAAGCTCCACACGCTGGTTGGCAACCCACAAGGCGGAGTCCATGCGATAAGAACGGTATTTGCCGAACAATTCGCGATAGACATCAAAGCGTTCCTGATCCGAATGAAGCAAACGGAGTTTCCGTTGCAAAGCATCTATCTGCTCCTGGCGTTCTAATGTATATTGAGGGCGGCTCCTGATAGACATATCAAGTACCCGAAGCAAAGAGTCTGTTTCAGTGGCATAAGAATACAGGGACAGGGATACAAAGAAGACTGCCAAAATTACTTTCAGTTGCCTCATATGGATTTCTTTCACGGTTTAACAATAAATCTTCACGGACAAAAGTACGGAATAAATATCTGAAATGGAAAGTTTCATGAGTCTTTTGGCAGGAATTCACCGGAAACGTTGACGTACGGTTTCATAAAGGAAAAAAATAAGCTTTGCTGAAAAAAATAAAGAATTCTGTACTCAATGATTCGATTATTTATTATATTTGTGCAGTCGTAAACACGACTATGATTTTACATATTAAAGAAAAAGCGTTTAGCTGATTCTTGTGCCAGAGAAAAGTCGAAAATAATCTATACGCACATAGAACAGACTATACGCCTCACCGTTTATGCGGTAGGCGTTTCCTGTTTGTGCGTAAGGGCTTCGACTCCCTCTCTGGCGGATAGGCAAATGCCTTACCGCTTTTTTTATGCTTACCAGATTACAACATTAGGCAGAAGCAGTAAAAACTCTTTTAACCTCAAAGGCAAGTCAAATCGGGCAAATGTGGAGGCCGGACGGCTGAAAAGCCGAAAATGTAACATGAATGTGTTACTACTTGCCTTTGACAAAGAGGTTGAGACAGTATGTTTCATTATTTGATTCATTCCGTATTTACGGCACTAAACAGCCCTAATATCGTCAGATATGTGCTGGTTTTCGCCTTCGGTACATAAATAAGGCTGTAAATAAGACCGAAAAACGGACTGTTTCCCGTTCATTCAAAACCGTTCCGGCCGGGCGCTAAGTATCATTCTGACATTTTGTATTATCAACGCTCCGAGAATCGTTTCTTTGCGTCCGGGAGTGCGTTGCAGAGGAAATACCGAAAGGAAAAACCGCATTCTACTGTATTACAACCAGATACAGAAATACGTACAATTATTCTACAGAAAATAACAAGCAATGTGCCGCACCGGAACAAGCAATGTGCCGCGGATTAAGATACTATGTGCCGGGGATTAACAAGTAATGTGCCCGATCTCTATATCCAATGTGCCCGAAATATAGATCCGACACGCAGGAAATAGAGATCGGACTTGCTGGAGATATAGATCAGGCGGCTCAATTCTCCATATTCGACAGGAAAAATGCGAATATACTGCATGTATATGCGGTAATCCGTTTGGGAAAGCCTCTATTTTATACTTTTCGAAAACAGCGGTTGTTAGCTTATAATCTATTCCTCTGACTTTTTGCCGTCATATTCCTTTTTTTTCAATCACTTCGTCATCTTGCCGAGACAAACGCTTTGTTCATGCGGCGAATCAGCATTCCTCCCCCCCAAAGCTGTCCGAAAAGTGAGAGGAGTGAGAGTAAAATGAGCTCAACTTTTATTTGAAAGCAAAAAAAGAAAAGTGAACGGGCGCTTAAAATAAATCCGTACCCGGCATTTTGACATTCAACATGTTCATGTTACCTTTGTTGAAATGAAAACAAAACAAAAGAAAGGAGACGAACTGATGACCAGTAATTATATTCGTTTCTTTTCGGTTTTGAATGAAATGATGATTTGTCAACGTGTATTTCCTAAGCCTGTAAGACTTGCATCCTAGAGACAGAGGCATGAACCTACCCAGGGTATCTGTAAAAAACTACACCGGAAAACAGAACGTCCCGCCTGCTTCTCAAAAAACGAAAATCGGGCGAGACGAAAATGAATAGTATCTTGCTATTTATAATTCTTCTATGTCTTTGATGGCTAAACCCGTCACTTGGTGGATGACCTCGGAGGAGATATTCAAGGCTTTCATCGTACGGGCATTCTCTATGTTTTTCTCTTGCTTTCCTTGTTCAAACCCTTCTGCCAGTCCTTCTGCCAGCCCTTCCTGTCTGCCTTCCTGTCTTCCTTCCTCCGCCGCCGTACTCAGCACATCATTCTGAATCATCACGGCATTGATATGCTCGTCATACGCCAGTTGTTCCGACCTGTCCATATTGTAATAAATCAGTTTGCGGCGTGCCTCTTCCAGTCCGGGAGCTTTCGTATCGGGGCGGATGATACCGGTTTTCAGATACTCTATCCACTCCTCAAGCGGGGTGACGGCCACCTTGTTGAACTCATTCACACGAATCAGGAAGTATTCGGGGAAGATTTCGGCAGGTAGCTTACGCACAATAGCGTCCTTCTCTTTGGTGGTAACTTCCAGAAAATCGCCCGTATGCACGCCCACAAAGGAGTTCTGACCGTGGTACAGGTAATCGTTTCCCTTGCCGATGTCGAAATAGAGAATACTGATGGAGTACACTTTCTTCACTTGAGAGTAAAGTTCTCCCAATTCGATATGCTCCGTGATGGCCTTGGCAACGCCGAAGAGGATGCGCTCCAGATAGTATATCTCGCGCGTGTTCTGCACCTCAACGATGATGATTTCATCCTTGCTATTGCGCGCCTTGATGTCCACCCGGTTGAACTTCTCGCTTTCACGTTGCTGGTTGCCCTCGCTTTCCAGTATCTCGACGATGCGGATAGGCTCACCCAGCAATACAGTGAGGAAACCTTCGAGCACGCCGAAGTTAGCCTTATTGCGCAGCAAACGCTTCACTGCCCAATCAAAACGTATATATTTATCTTTCTGTTCCATAACTTTTGTTTTTGTCTTCTAATTAGCACAAAGGTAAGCATAAATTCTGTTTCCAACATGTCCGGAAGCAATAATTTATTTCATTACTTCTCATCTGTAAACCAAATAGATGCCCTCTTTTTCCGACTTATAAACCAATCTCATGCCCTTCCCCGTACCCG from Bacteroides sp. MSB163 includes:
- a CDS encoding Rpn family recombination-promoting nuclease/putative transposase; translated protein: MEQKDKYIRFDWAVKRLLRNKANFGVLEGFLTVLLGEPIRIVEILESEGNQQRESEKFNRVDIKARNSKDEIIIVEVQNTREIYYLERILFGVAKAITEHIELGELYSQVKKVYSISILYFDIGKGNDYLYHGQNSFVGVHTGDFLEVTTKEKDAIVRKLPAEIFPEYFLIRVNEFNKVAVTPLEEWIEYLKTGIIRPDTKAPGLEEARRKLIYYNMDRSEQLAYDEHINAVMIQNDVLSTAAEEGRQEGRQEGLAEGLAEGFEQGKQEKNIENARTMKALNISSEVIHQVTGLAIKDIEEL
- a CDS encoding antitoxin HicB, which gives rise to MKTVEVIVEHAGKNFSAYIEGAPVITVGNDMREIEDNMKEAIELYLEDNPDPCELLSGEFDLKFKIDAATFINYYSNIFTKAALSRITGINERQLWHYAAGVHKPRRQQLEKIQKGIQALTKELSAINLL
- a CDS encoding DUF6377 domain-containing protein gives rise to the protein MRQLKVILAVFFVSLSLYSYATETDSLLRVLDMSIRSRPQYTLERQEQIDALQRKLRLLHSDQERFDVYRELFGKYRSYRMDSALWVANQRVELAKRMKNPLHIYSAELNVAEVMIGVAMYKEGLEILDGIKSSDLDASGISYYYYQYHQVYTLMADYAFSDKMKDHYRSLAYQYKDSILNIRKSGSQGYLLMKSEKLLYEEKYDEAIEILNSCYETHKQKGYSVAIPSIGLANAYGVMGKTELQKKYLIISAIADIQAATKEYISLWKLANLLFQEGDINRAYTYIECSMQDATFCNARYRTQEISEMLPIISRTYENKLRQEKTQMVALFVLTSALLIILLIALIFIFYQMKRLNVARKAVSDMNEELKHINANLHTLNDKLQESNQVKEEYIGYVFNMCSLYINKQEEQRKMLARKIKTGQLDDLYKTVNSSSFVANELKEFFYTFDSVFLKLYPKFIEQFNTLLQEDERICPKEGELLTPELRVFALIRLGITDSGKIANFLHYSAQTVYNYRLKVRNKSLLSKDEFMEAVQQIG